tcgtttcctACTGTTTAAACAGTTTttgtaccaaaaataaatggacttgtatgcttaatcacgttttcgaTTGAATGTGCATTCTTCACGTTTTCaagcactcgagtcgttccaacgacgattcgagCGAAAAACAAGTAAATCaatggggttttgaaacgtgtctaaatcgttccaacgacgattaaggcacgaaccatgtaaataagcTGTTCTTtggggagtgaagattagttTAGACTTAATGTATAGTTTAAAGTATATTTCATGTTGTAATTAATCAATTCTCCTATCTCCCTCCTTCTGTATACTCTAAATTCATATAAatgagtgattctttactaaaatggctttcaataacatatgcttaaaacggttttcaaaacgagaaagaaaaggtttcaaatgaattttaaacttaaagaaatatgcgattagtccgttagcgcctaacatgctaagtaggaggccggtggttcagaaacgggcgatgtcggggtgcctagtagcctttctccggaaaggagctagccttctcagcTCGTACCCAATttctcgaaccctcaccggtctcccgcaagggatcggtgttcatttcccattcgcgggtggcgactcttccatactccgagctccggccctgccgagtagcttgattccgcgattggttgcttttggtgccaatcacagcatctgtcgtcaacggtgtccaccctccgggtcttccgggcgaggccgcgacaCCTACAACCCTCTTGGCTGAAAATCAACTCATATAACAATGTTATGATACTCACTAATTGTTTATATGTTGTGACGGCTCTCACACATCCAACGCAACAATTCTCCTATCTATCTTATGTTATTGAAGATTGTCTTTTAATTATGCAAGATTTAGATTATATAActatttcttttgttaaacgttCAACAAACGTGGCTGCTCATACGTTAGCTAAGGCAGTCAGTTCTATGTTTGTATGTGGCGAGTGGGATAGTCCACCTGCTTTTCTTCTTGATGTTCttcattctgatttgaattaataagagttttttttattaaaaaaacttaGATACACAAAGTAGAGATAAGAATAACAAATTATGTCTCTAATTATTCAAAAGAAATTGCCTAATTATCCTAGAGATAAATAGGAATATTTATCTCTAACGCCCCACACCCTCCGCGCGCGCGCAAGCCGATGGCGAGGTTGAACAGTGAGACGAGATCGAATGGTCTAGAATCGAGTACTAGCCAAGGGCTTGGTAAGAGCATCTACTACTTGGCCATCCATCGATATGTACCGAACATGTAAGAATTCTGAttgaacttgttcacgaacaaaatgagaGTCAAGTTCAATGTGCTTTGTGATAGCATGGAAGACCAAATTTATTGTGAGATAAATAGCGGCCACATTGTCACACTGGAGTTGAACTGGTCGAGGAATCAGATACCCAAGATCCCCAAGGAGAGAGGTGAAGCCATAAAAGTTCAATTGTGGCATTTGCAACCGCTTTGTATTCACTCTTAGTTGATGGGCAAGCTATGGTGGTCTATTTTCTTGTGTGCGAAGATATCAAACTTTGgccataaaaaacacaaaacacaccTGTTGAGTGTCTGTCATCCAGACAGCCTCCCCAATTACTATCAGAATAGTAGTGAGCTAAAGTAATCGAGGAAGATGAATACCGTAGTCTGGAGTGCCCAGAATATACCCGAGTACATGTTTTTTACATTTCCATTGCTCATCAGCGAGACTGTGGAGGAACTAACAAATTCATCATAATAGAATGGAGCTATCAAATTGTCGTTCATGTCCTCAGAAGTGATAGAAGGCAGTACATGCATAGTTTGTGTAGAATTAGATTGTGACGGAGGGAAAAATGATTTAGAACATTCATTGACATCTATATATATCTGGAGAAATTGGATTATCAATAGACGTATCATTTTCATCCTGTAGATTTGAGATGAAATTCTGCTTCCTCCGATTCTTGAACACACATGGAAGAATATGCATCGTTGAGCCAAAACATCTTGGTCCTTTACCTCCAAAACACGTCCTCTTTCTCTAGTGTGTCGTTCAATTTTCATTTAGCAATGATCAATTGGGCAATTGACCGTCTCTCATCCTTATCTCGCAACTCCTCCATCTCCCTTTTCAATCTTGAAGTCACAACGCTAAACTGACTGCCCCATTGTTCCATTGCACCGACGCATGCTTTCATCCTACCCCGCTTTCTATTATCTTGAAGGTCAATCAATTCCTCTTCATCATTTAACATTACTGTATTTGTCCCACCTTTCTGAACTTGGTCCATCAGTCCCCCGTTCCATTGATTTGTTGAATCGTTAACTTGCAGGCCATCAACTAGGATATAGTTACGTTACCTTAGTTGCGCCTCCACTGGTCGATGTACGCGTATTAGTTATTGAAGCTAATACTTGGGGTCTGGTATTATTTTGGCATGCCATTTTGGTGTGTTACATTGACTCCGTCAGTcttgagagaaaaattaatttgattgatgTTGTTAGTCTTTAATAACGTATCATATTGACTCTCATAATATAATATAGGTTGCTTACGATGGGAAATAAATTtaatggcttttaatgacatatCATGGTAATGCCAAACAATATTAATCAAATTCATACGTATCATTTAAACAAAAAACCACATCCTGCGGCTTTATTTACTAACTTTGTAGAACATGTAAAAACTGAAAGATTGgaatgaaaaaggaaagaagTTAGAAATGCCTCCAAGGCCTTTCAGCAAGGTTTACACATTGAGAATACCTATAACAATCAACTAGATGATCTATACTTAATCCAGCTGCTTGCATAAATGAATACACTATCACTGGTCCCACTATTCTGAATCCTCTTTTCACTAAATCTTTGCTTATTGCTTCTGCCTTTGGTGCTCTCAACGGTACATTTCTTGAATATTTGAACTTGTTTATTGTTGGTTTATAATTGACATTCCCCCACATGAAGCTACTGAATGATCCATATTCCCTTTCCATCTTCATTATGCACTTTGCATTCTCTACTATGCATCTCACTCTGTTTTCAGCCAACATTATTGCCTTGTTCCCCCCTATCTCTCCTATTTCCTTTTCTCCCATTTTTGATACTATTTTTGGATCAAATCCACCAAATGCTTCTCTGTTCAattattcattcattcattactcaactaaccatattatattatatattcatgtttatatatataatgtcaGAATCTTACTTACCTCAATACTTGTCTCCTTTTCAGAATTTCAGTCCAATTGTAATCCATCAACATACCAGACAATGCTAGCAACTCAAACAATTGGCTGTccatttcatttttaatattaatttctttgccattatcccttttataattgaaaatatataatttctaatcacttacttatcatcatagacAGGAACTCCCCAGCATTCATCATGAAATGCCACGTATACTTTGTCTGTGTACATTATTCCATATTTAATCATTAATCATAATCTAACAAATTATGATATCAGAACACAAAGACCACATTAATCTCATGATCATGatcatatatatgtatataattttAGCATACCACTATTGTTTGTGATCCAACTGCACCTCTTGATCTCCCCAGCATTGGACTCGTCGTGGCGGTGCGGTTGATGAACAATTCTGGAGAGTGCCGCCGGAGCTTCTCTTCTTTGAGGCGGATCGGAGATTAGACGAAGAGCCAGAGATATCTTCTGCTCA
The DNA window shown above is from Euphorbia lathyris chromosome 1, ddEupLath1.1, whole genome shotgun sequence and carries:
- the LOC136218211 gene encoding uncharacterized protein; this encodes MSKTKQVLETNKQKTKPISEHGYFLKTLKKVYPIGLHRSNSSLSLSSLSLSLSQNSNDSSHTDYSNTPLEQKISLALRLISDPPQRREAPAALSRIVHQPHRHDESNAGEIKRCSWITNNSDKVYVAFHDECWGVPVYDDNQLFELLALSGMLMDYNWTEILKRRQVLREAFGGFDPKIVSKMGEKEIGEIGGNKAIMLAENRVRCIVENAKCIMKMEREYGSFSSFMWGNVNYKPTINKFKYSRNVPLRAPKAEAISKDLVKRGFRIVGPVIVYSFMQAAGLSIDHLVDCYRYSQCVNLAERPWRHF